A region from the Streptomyces lydicus genome encodes:
- a CDS encoding ABC-F family ATP-binding cassette domain-containing protein: protein MATNLVNLEAVGKVYGTRALLDGVSLGVNEGDRIGVVGRNGDGKTTLIRILAKLESADDGRVTHNGGLRLGVLTQHDSLDPAATIRHEVIGDLADHEWAGNAKIRDVLTGLFGDLHLPGFTQGLDTVIGPLSGGERRRIALAKLLIAEQDLIVLDEPTNHLDVEGISWLAGHLRARRSALVVVTHDRWFLDQVCTRMWDVQRGDVHEYEGGYSDYVFARAERERIAATEEAKRQNLMRKELAWLRRGAPARTSKPRFRIEAANELIADVPPPRDNAELMKFASSRLGKTVFELEDVSIQAGPKVLLKHLTWQLGPGDRIGLVGVNGAGKTSLLRALGEAARTQGETQPVAGRVVVGKTVKLAYLSQEVGELPPTLRVLEAVQQVRERVDLGKGREMTAGQLCEKFGFTKEKQWTPVGDLSGGERRRLQILRLLMDEPNVLFLDEPTNDLDIETLTQLEDLLDGWPGSLIVISHDRYFVERTTDRVHALLGDATLRMLPRGLDEYLERRRQVIDAATPAPAQPTAAPKKAAAVNRAAQKELQKIERQLDKLGTKEATLHTQIAENATDFEKVAGLDAQLRELSAEKDELEMRWLELAEEA from the coding sequence ATGGCCACGAACCTCGTCAATCTGGAAGCCGTCGGCAAGGTGTACGGAACCCGTGCCCTGCTCGACGGTGTCTCGCTCGGCGTCAACGAGGGGGACCGGATCGGCGTCGTCGGGCGCAACGGTGACGGCAAGACCACCCTGATCCGGATCCTCGCCAAGCTGGAGAGCGCGGACGACGGCCGGGTCACCCACAACGGCGGGCTGCGCCTGGGCGTCCTCACCCAGCACGACTCCCTCGACCCCGCCGCCACCATCCGGCACGAGGTCATCGGCGACCTCGCCGACCACGAGTGGGCCGGCAACGCCAAGATCCGCGACGTGCTGACCGGCCTCTTCGGCGATCTGCACCTGCCGGGCTTCACCCAGGGCCTGGACACCGTCATCGGCCCGCTCTCCGGCGGTGAGCGCCGCCGTATCGCGCTCGCCAAGCTGCTGATCGCCGAACAGGACCTGATCGTCCTCGACGAGCCCACCAACCACCTCGACGTCGAGGGCATCTCCTGGCTGGCCGGCCACCTCCGCGCCCGCCGCTCCGCGCTCGTGGTCGTCACCCACGACCGGTGGTTCCTCGACCAGGTCTGTACGCGGATGTGGGACGTCCAGCGCGGCGATGTCCACGAGTACGAGGGCGGCTACAGCGACTACGTCTTCGCCCGCGCCGAGCGCGAGCGGATCGCCGCCACCGAAGAGGCCAAGCGGCAGAACCTGATGCGCAAGGAGCTGGCCTGGCTGCGGCGTGGCGCCCCGGCCCGTACGAGCAAGCCCCGCTTCCGCATCGAGGCCGCCAACGAGCTGATCGCGGACGTCCCGCCGCCGCGCGACAACGCCGAGCTGATGAAGTTCGCCAGCTCCCGCCTCGGCAAGACCGTCTTCGAGCTGGAGGACGTCAGCATCCAGGCGGGCCCGAAGGTGCTGCTCAAGCACCTGACCTGGCAGCTGGGCCCCGGCGACCGGATCGGCCTGGTCGGCGTCAACGGAGCCGGCAAGACCTCGCTGCTGCGGGCGCTGGGCGAGGCGGCCCGTACCCAGGGCGAGACGCAGCCCGTCGCCGGCCGGGTCGTCGTCGGCAAGACCGTCAAGCTGGCGTACCTCTCCCAGGAGGTCGGCGAACTGCCCCCGACGCTGCGGGTGCTGGAGGCCGTCCAGCAGGTCCGCGAGCGGGTCGACCTGGGCAAGGGCCGCGAGATGACCGCCGGCCAGCTCTGCGAGAAGTTCGGCTTCACCAAGGAGAAGCAGTGGACGCCGGTCGGCGACCTCTCCGGCGGTGAGCGCCGCCGCCTGCAGATCCTGCGCCTCCTCATGGACGAGCCCAACGTCCTCTTCCTCGACGAGCCCACCAACGACCTCGACATCGAGACCCTGACCCAGCTGGAGGACCTCCTCGACGGCTGGCCCGGCTCCCTCATCGTCATCAGCCACGACCGCTACTTCGTCGAGCGCACCACCGACCGCGTCCACGCCCTCCTCGGCGACGCCACCCTCCGGATGCTCCCGCGCGGCCTGGACGAGTACCTGGAACGCCGCCGCCAGGTCATCGATGCCGCGACCCCCGCCCCCGCGCAGCCGACCGCAGCCCCCAAAAAGGCCGCCGCCGTCAACCGCGCCGCCCAGAAGGAACTCCAGAAGATCGAGCGCCAACTGGACAAGCTCGGCACCAAGGAAGCCACCCTCCACACCCAGATCGCCGAGAACGCGACGGACTTCGAGAAGGTCGCCGGCCTCGACGCCCAACTCCGCGAACTGAGCGCGGAGAAGGATGAGTTGGAGATGCGGTGGTTGGAGTTGGCGGAGGAGGCGTGA
- a CDS encoding response regulator transcription factor: MGVRLMVVDDHRLLAEALASALKLRGHRVLAAAAPSAGAAELVVSRAPEVCLLGTAAPARPGVFDPVVRIKKERPQVAVVVLGPVPSPRGIAAAFAAGASGYVRNDERIEGVERAMMKARAGEAAVAPQLLQQAFEELLHPAAQPDDEGARLLELLTPREVEVLMRVADGEDTRLIAAGMDIAPSTARTHVQRVLMKLEVGSRLEAAALAARTGLLDRAAGGRAAPVAAAGTGTGTRTGTGARTAEGATAGPDQDDPAPSPPSP, translated from the coding sequence ATGGGCGTGCGGCTCATGGTGGTGGACGATCATCGTCTGCTCGCGGAGGCGCTGGCGTCGGCGCTGAAGCTGCGCGGGCACCGGGTCCTGGCGGCGGCCGCGCCGAGCGCCGGGGCCGCGGAGCTGGTGGTGAGCCGGGCGCCCGAGGTGTGCCTGCTGGGGACCGCCGCACCGGCCCGTCCCGGCGTCTTCGACCCGGTCGTACGGATCAAGAAGGAGCGGCCGCAGGTCGCGGTGGTGGTGCTGGGGCCGGTGCCCAGCCCGCGCGGGATCGCCGCCGCTTTTGCCGCCGGTGCCTCCGGTTATGTCCGTAACGACGAGCGGATCGAAGGCGTGGAGCGCGCCATGATGAAGGCGCGGGCGGGGGAGGCGGCGGTGGCGCCGCAGCTGTTGCAGCAGGCCTTCGAGGAGTTGCTGCACCCCGCGGCGCAGCCGGACGACGAGGGGGCGCGGCTGCTGGAACTGCTCACCCCGCGCGAGGTCGAGGTCTTGATGCGGGTCGCGGACGGCGAGGACACGCGGCTGATCGCGGCGGGGATGGACATCGCGCCGAGTACGGCGCGTACGCATGTCCAGCGGGTGCTGATGAAGCTGGAGGTGGGGTCACGGCTGGAGGCCGCGGCCCTGGCGGCGCGGACCGGGCTGCTGGACCGGGCGGCGGGCGGGCGTGCGGCGCCCGTCGCGGCGGCGGGGACGGGGACCGGGACGCGGACGGGGACCGGGGCGCGGACGGCGGAGGGTGCCACGGCGGGGCCGGATCAGGACGATCCGGCCCCGTCCCCGCCCTCGCCGTAG
- a CDS encoding sodium:solute symporter family protein encodes MITMAEGLRLPTNGLDYTILAIYFVVVLGIGFAAKRSVKTSLDFFLSGRSLPAWVTGLAFVAANLGATEILGMAANGAQYGAYTVHWYWIGAIPAMVFLGLVMMPFYYGSKVRSVPEFLLHRFGPSSHLLSSVIFAVSSVLIAGVNLYAMAIVLQALLGWPQWVAIVVAGFFVLAYITIGGLSSAIYNEVLQFFVILAALIPLTVVGLKRVGGWDGLTSSLDSSHGDAFLTAWKGTGIGEANPLGANWLTIVLGLGFVMSFGYWTTNFAEVQRALSAKNLSAAKRTPLIAAFPKIFIPLVVVVPGLIALVMEPTLGKSKDGLQYNDAIPVLMRDLLPNGVLGIAVTGLLAAFMAGMAANVSSFNTVFTNDIWAAYLKKGREDRYYLKTGRVVTAVGVLIGMVTAFIASSFSNIMNYLQTLFSFFNVPLFVVFIIGMFWKRTSAAAGFWGLLSGTVAAMVNYFGLYKQGIIAIPSEQGANFVSSIVAFVVGALVMVLVTLVTKPKPAESLAGLVYGSRSPGMEELPAEGDDTWYRKPALLGWGAIVLAAVCYIPFSF; translated from the coding sequence ATGATCACCATGGCCGAGGGGCTACGGCTCCCCACCAACGGGCTCGATTACACGATCCTGGCCATCTACTTCGTCGTCGTCCTCGGTATCGGATTCGCGGCCAAACGCAGCGTGAAGACGAGCCTGGACTTCTTCCTCTCCGGGCGGTCGCTGCCTGCCTGGGTCACCGGCCTCGCCTTCGTCGCCGCCAACCTCGGCGCCACCGAGATCCTCGGTATGGCCGCCAACGGCGCGCAGTACGGGGCCTACACCGTGCACTGGTACTGGATCGGCGCCATCCCGGCGATGGTCTTCCTGGGCCTGGTGATGATGCCGTTCTACTACGGCTCCAAGGTCCGCTCGGTGCCCGAATTCCTGCTGCACCGCTTCGGGCCGTCCTCGCACCTGCTGTCGTCGGTCATCTTCGCCGTCTCGTCCGTACTGATCGCCGGCGTGAACCTCTACGCCATGGCGATCGTGCTGCAGGCGCTGCTCGGCTGGCCGCAGTGGGTCGCGATCGTCGTCGCCGGCTTCTTCGTCCTGGCGTACATCACCATCGGCGGCCTGTCCTCGGCGATCTACAACGAGGTGCTGCAGTTCTTCGTCATCCTGGCCGCGCTGATCCCGCTGACCGTCGTCGGCCTCAAGCGCGTGGGCGGCTGGGACGGCCTGACCAGCTCGCTGGACTCCTCGCACGGCGACGCGTTCCTGACCGCTTGGAAGGGCACCGGCATCGGCGAGGCCAACCCGCTCGGCGCGAACTGGCTCACCATCGTCCTCGGCCTCGGCTTCGTGATGAGCTTCGGCTACTGGACGACCAACTTCGCCGAGGTGCAGCGCGCGCTGTCCGCGAAGAACCTCTCCGCCGCCAAGCGCACCCCGCTGATCGCCGCCTTCCCCAAGATCTTCATACCCCTGGTGGTCGTCGTCCCCGGCCTGATCGCGCTGGTCATGGAGCCGACGCTGGGCAAGTCCAAGGACGGGCTGCAGTACAACGACGCGATCCCGGTGCTGATGCGGGACCTGCTGCCCAACGGCGTGCTGGGCATCGCGGTGACCGGTCTGCTGGCGGCGTTCATGGCGGGTATGGCCGCCAACGTCTCGTCCTTCAACACGGTCTTCACCAACGACATCTGGGCGGCGTACCTCAAGAAGGGCCGCGAGGACCGCTACTACCTCAAGACCGGACGCGTGGTCACCGCGGTCGGCGTGCTGATCGGCATGGTCACGGCCTTCATCGCCTCGTCCTTCAGCAACATCATGAACTACCTCCAGACGCTGTTCTCCTTCTTCAACGTGCCGCTGTTCGTCGTCTTCATCATCGGCATGTTCTGGAAGCGGACCAGCGCCGCGGCCGGCTTCTGGGGCCTGCTGTCCGGCACGGTCGCCGCGATGGTCAACTACTTCGGCCTCTACAAACAGGGCATCATCGCGATCCCCTCCGAGCAGGGCGCCAACTTCGTCTCCTCGATCGTGGCGTTCGTCGTCGGCGCGCTGGTGATGGTGCTCGTCACCCTGGTCACCAAGCCCAAGCCGGCCGAGTCGCTGGCGGGCCTGGTCTACGGCTCACGGTCGCCCGGCATGGAGGAACTGCCGGCCGAGGGCGACGACACGTGGTACCGCAAGCCGGCCCTGCTGGGCTGGGGCGCGATCGTCCTCGCCGCCGTCTGCTACATCCCGTTCTCCTTCTGA
- the galT gene encoding galactose-1-phosphate uridylyltransferase: protein MKKTSTRLADGRELIYYDSRVDVVRDAVDRRPLDPVATASEVRHDRLLGDRVAIASHRQARTYHPPADECPLCPSREGRFSEIPADNYDVAVFENRFPSLAGDSGRCEVVCFTSDHDASFADLTEEQAALVLTAWTDRTAELSRLPGVEQVFCFENRGAEIGVTLGHPHGQIYAYPFVTPRTERMLTSLAAHRTATAGGNLFDEVVADELADGRRIVLEGEHWVAFVPYAAHWPYEVHLYPKRRVPDLLALDDAARTEFPQIYLEVLRRFDRIFDTGTSPGPRAAGAARTPYIAAWHQAPLRAANREDFALHLELFTIRRTSGKLKFLAGSESGMNVFINDVPPEAAAERLREVVSK, encoded by the coding sequence GTGAAGAAGACGTCGACCCGGCTGGCTGACGGCAGGGAGCTCATCTACTACGACTCGCGCGTTGACGTCGTACGCGATGCGGTCGACCGGCGCCCCCTGGACCCCGTGGCCACCGCCTCCGAGGTCCGTCACGACCGGCTGCTCGGCGACCGCGTCGCCATCGCCTCGCACCGCCAGGCCCGCACCTACCACCCCCCGGCCGACGAGTGCCCGCTGTGCCCCTCCCGCGAAGGCCGCTTCTCCGAGATCCCCGCCGACAACTACGACGTCGCCGTCTTCGAGAACCGCTTCCCGTCCCTCGCCGGCGACAGCGGCCGCTGCGAGGTCGTCTGCTTCACCTCCGACCACGACGCCTCCTTCGCCGACCTCACCGAGGAGCAGGCCGCCCTGGTCCTTACGGCGTGGACCGACCGCACCGCGGAGCTCTCCCGGCTCCCCGGCGTGGAACAGGTCTTCTGCTTCGAGAACCGCGGCGCCGAGATCGGCGTCACCCTCGGCCACCCGCACGGCCAGATCTACGCGTACCCCTTCGTCACCCCGCGCACCGAGCGCATGCTCACCTCGCTCGCCGCACACCGCACGGCCACCGCGGGCGGCAACCTCTTCGACGAGGTGGTCGCGGACGAGCTCGCCGACGGCCGCCGGATCGTCCTCGAAGGCGAGCACTGGGTGGCGTTCGTCCCGTACGCCGCCCACTGGCCCTACGAGGTGCACCTCTACCCCAAGCGCCGGGTCCCCGACCTGCTCGCCCTCGACGACGCCGCGCGCACCGAGTTCCCACAGATCTACCTGGAAGTCTTGCGGCGCTTCGACCGGATCTTCGACACGGGGACGAGCCCGGGGCCCCGGGCGGCCGGCGCCGCCCGCACGCCGTACATCGCCGCCTGGCACCAGGCGCCGCTGCGCGCCGCGAACCGGGAGGATTTCGCACTCCACCTCGAGCTCTTCACCATCCGCCGCACTTCCGGCAAGCTGAAGTTTCTCGCGGGTTCCGAATCCGGCATGAATGTGTTCATCAATGATGTGCCGCCGGAGGCCGCGGCCGAGCGACTGCGAGAGGTAGTGAGCAAGTGA
- the galE gene encoding UDP-glucose 4-epimerase GalE gives MSKKYLVTGGAGYVGSVVAAHLLQAGHEVTVLDDLSTGHREGVPAGARFIEGRIQDAAQWLDPSYDAVLHFAAFSQVGESVVDPEKYWRNNVGGTMDLLAAMRDAGVRTLVFSSTAATYGEPAATPITESAETAPTSPYGASKLAVDHMISGEAAAHGLAAVSLRYFNVAGAYGSCGERHDPESHLIPLVLQVAQGKREAISVFGDDYPTPDGTCVRDYIHVADLAEAHLLALDVATAGEHLICNLGNGNGFSVREVIETVRKVTGHAIPEIAAPRRGGDPAVLVASARTAIDRLGWRPSRTDLAGIVTDAWQFAQHLDRENHHNSPQGT, from the coding sequence GTGAGCAAGAAGTACCTGGTCACAGGCGGTGCGGGATACGTCGGAAGCGTCGTTGCGGCGCATCTGCTGCAGGCCGGTCACGAGGTGACCGTGCTGGACGACCTGTCCACCGGCCACCGCGAGGGCGTCCCCGCCGGTGCCCGCTTCATCGAGGGCCGCATCCAGGACGCCGCCCAGTGGCTCGACCCCTCCTATGACGCGGTGCTGCACTTCGCCGCCTTCTCCCAGGTCGGCGAGTCCGTCGTGGACCCGGAGAAGTACTGGCGCAACAACGTCGGCGGCACCATGGACCTGCTCGCCGCGATGCGCGACGCCGGTGTCCGCACCCTCGTCTTCTCCTCCACCGCCGCCACCTACGGCGAGCCGGCCGCCACCCCGATCACCGAGTCCGCCGAGACCGCGCCCACCAGCCCGTACGGCGCCAGCAAGCTCGCCGTCGACCACATGATCAGCGGGGAGGCGGCGGCCCACGGCCTGGCCGCGGTCTCGCTGCGCTACTTCAACGTCGCAGGCGCCTACGGCAGCTGCGGCGAGCGCCACGACCCCGAGTCGCACCTCATCCCGCTCGTCCTCCAGGTCGCCCAGGGCAAGCGCGAGGCGATCTCCGTCTTCGGCGACGACTACCCCACCCCCGACGGCACCTGCGTCCGCGACTACATCCACGTCGCCGACCTCGCCGAGGCCCACCTCCTCGCCCTCGACGTTGCCACCGCCGGTGAGCACCTGATCTGCAACCTCGGCAACGGCAACGGCTTCTCCGTCCGCGAGGTCATCGAGACCGTCCGCAAGGTCACCGGGCACGCCATCCCCGAGATCGCCGCCCCGCGCCGCGGCGGCGACCCCGCCGTGCTGGTGGCCTCCGCCCGGACCGCCATCGACCGCCTCGGCTGGCGCCCCAGCCGCACCGATCTCGCCGGAATCGTCACCGACGCCTGGCAGTTCGCCCAGCACCTCGACCGGGAAAACCACCACAACTCACCACAGGGGACCTGA
- the galK gene encoding galactokinase, with amino-acid sequence MTAHGAAVPATERPHGAQYTAAHFAAVYGAAPTGTWAAPGRVNLIGEHTDYNDGFVMPLALPHTTLAAASARTDGVLRLHSGGADGGIVELRIDALRPEPQAGWAGYPAGVVWAMREAGLPVGGADLHYDSTVPTGAGLSSSAALEVVTAVALNDLYALGQEPQQLALLAQRAENAFVGVPVGIMDQTAAACCTEGHALFLDTRDLTRRQIPFDLAGEGLRLLVVDTRVKHELGDGAYAERRAGCERGARALGVRALRDVPYAHLPEALAGLADDPVTQALVRHIVTENHRVEEVVALLDAGRTRAIGPLLTAGHASLRDDFKISCRELDLAVDTANAAGALGARMTGGGFGGSAIVLVEEADAPAVGAAVTEAFAAAGHAAPRIFEAVPSAGAHRVE; translated from the coding sequence ATGACCGCTCACGGAGCCGCCGTGCCGGCCACCGAACGCCCGCACGGCGCCCAGTACACCGCGGCGCACTTCGCCGCGGTGTACGGCGCCGCCCCCACGGGCACCTGGGCGGCGCCAGGCCGGGTCAACCTGATCGGTGAACACACCGATTACAACGACGGCTTCGTGATGCCGCTCGCCCTCCCGCACACCACCCTCGCCGCCGCCTCGGCCCGCACCGACGGGGTGCTGCGGCTGCACTCCGGCGGCGCCGACGGCGGCATCGTCGAACTGCGCATCGACGCGCTGCGTCCGGAACCCCAGGCGGGCTGGGCCGGCTACCCCGCCGGTGTCGTCTGGGCGATGCGGGAGGCCGGGCTGCCGGTCGGCGGCGCGGACCTGCACTACGACAGCACGGTGCCCACCGGCGCCGGGCTCTCCTCCTCCGCCGCCCTGGAGGTCGTCACCGCGGTTGCTCTCAACGACCTGTACGCGCTCGGCCAGGAGCCGCAGCAACTGGCCCTGTTGGCCCAGCGGGCCGAGAACGCCTTCGTCGGTGTGCCCGTCGGCATCATGGACCAGACCGCCGCGGCCTGCTGCACCGAGGGCCATGCCCTCTTCCTCGACACCCGCGACCTCACCCGCCGTCAGATCCCGTTCGACCTGGCGGGGGAGGGGCTGCGGCTCCTCGTCGTGGACACCCGGGTGAAGCACGAGCTGGGGGACGGCGCATACGCCGAGCGGCGCGCCGGTTGTGAGCGTGGCGCGCGGGCGCTCGGCGTGCGAGCCCTGCGCGATGTGCCGTACGCGCATCTGCCCGAGGCCCTGGCCGGGCTGGCCGACGACCCCGTCACCCAGGCCCTGGTCCGGCACATCGTCACCGAGAACCACCGGGTCGAAGAGGTCGTCGCGCTGCTCGACGCGGGCCGCACCCGCGCCATCGGCCCGCTGCTGACGGCCGGCCACGCCTCGCTGCGCGACGACTTCAAGATCTCCTGCCGGGAGCTCGACCTCGCCGTCGACACCGCCAACGCGGCGGGCGCCCTCGGGGCCCGGATGACCGGCGGCGGCTTCGGCGGCTCGGCGATCGTGCTCGTCGAGGAGGCCGACGCCCCCGCCGTCGGCGCGGCGGTCACCGAGGCCTTCGCGGCGGCCGGCCACGCCGCCCCGCGGATCTTCGAGGCCGTCCCGAGCGCGGGAGCACACCGCGTCGAGTAG